The following proteins are co-located in the Paraburkholderia phytofirmans PsJN genome:
- a CDS encoding MATE family efflux transporter, whose amino-acid sequence MTQSGITRVAARPPTLTRHAADTARLAAPLAIAQLSQMAMGVTDTILLGSLGPDALAAGGLGANLFFVVVTLLQGVLTSVSVSVSHARGAQDEGRVPHIYWTGLVLSVLLSVPAFFLLSFATPILLAFGEPALLAHNVGEYSAVLRWGSLGSLIGVGLMRSFLPAIGAAKRLLWVSLASVGVNGFLNYGLIHGAYGLPRLGFLGSAAATSITVWLSALVLMALLHLRPRYRHFVVATRPNVPLMGELFGIGWPVAITYGVESTLFLATGLMVGLLGESQLAAHQIALNVASVAFMVPLAIGQAANVRVGFWSGAGQPLAARHAGFVALALGVAFMTLSGLVLIAAPHWIVGLYLHLDDPANAATVKLASSLLGVAAIFQIVDGMQTVGSGCLRGLKDTRVPMIAAAFGYWAIGFPTGYTLAFHFGLGARGLWWGLAAGLASVALLMTLRFHKLSLRRVPAVSGASPVKPV is encoded by the coding sequence ATGACTCAATCCGGCATCACCCGTGTGGCCGCCCGGCCGCCGACCCTGACCCGCCACGCGGCGGACACCGCGCGGCTCGCCGCGCCGCTTGCCATCGCACAGCTCTCGCAAATGGCGATGGGCGTCACCGACACGATCCTGCTCGGCTCGCTCGGCCCCGACGCGCTCGCCGCCGGCGGCCTCGGCGCAAATCTGTTTTTCGTGGTGGTCACGCTGCTGCAAGGCGTGTTGACCTCCGTCAGCGTGAGCGTGTCGCACGCGCGCGGCGCGCAGGACGAAGGCCGCGTGCCGCACATCTACTGGACTGGTCTCGTGCTGTCCGTGCTGCTGTCGGTGCCGGCGTTCTTCCTGCTCTCGTTCGCCACGCCGATCCTGCTCGCTTTCGGCGAACCCGCGCTGCTCGCGCACAACGTCGGCGAATATTCGGCGGTGCTGCGTTGGGGCTCGCTCGGCAGCCTGATCGGGGTCGGCCTGATGCGGTCGTTTCTGCCGGCGATCGGCGCGGCCAAACGGCTTTTGTGGGTGTCGCTGGCGAGCGTCGGCGTGAACGGTTTTCTGAATTACGGCCTGATCCACGGCGCCTATGGTCTGCCGCGGCTCGGTTTTCTCGGCTCGGCGGCCGCGACCTCGATCACCGTCTGGCTGAGCGCGCTCGTGTTGATGGCGCTGCTGCATTTGCGCCCGCGTTATCGCCATTTCGTCGTCGCCACGCGGCCGAACGTGCCGCTGATGGGTGAACTGTTCGGCATCGGCTGGCCGGTCGCGATCACCTACGGCGTCGAGTCCACGCTCTTTCTCGCCACCGGCCTGATGGTCGGCCTGCTCGGCGAGTCGCAACTGGCCGCGCATCAGATCGCGCTGAATGTAGCCTCCGTGGCCTTCATGGTGCCGCTGGCGATAGGCCAGGCGGCGAACGTGCGCGTCGGCTTCTGGTCCGGCGCCGGCCAGCCGCTCGCCGCGCGCCACGCTGGTTTCGTCGCGCTCGCGCTCGGCGTCGCTTTCATGACGTTGTCGGGCCTCGTGCTGATCGCCGCCCCGCACTGGATCGTCGGCCTCTATCTGCATCTCGACGATCCGGCCAACGCGGCCACGGTCAAGCTCGCGAGTTCGCTGCTCGGCGTGGCGGCAATCTTCCAGATCGTCGATGGCATGCAGACGGTCGGCTCCGGCTGTCTGCGCGGCCTGAAAGACACGCGCGTACCGATGATCGCCGCCGCCTTCGGCTACTGGGCGATCGGTTTTCCGACCGGCTACACGCTGGCGTTTCACTTCGGCCTCGGCGCTCGCGGACTGTGGTGGGGACTCGCGGCCGGCCTCGCCAGCGTCGCGCTGCTGATGACGCTGCGCTTTCACAAACTGAGCCTGCGGCGCGTGCCGGCCGTGTCTGGCGCGTCGCCGGTTAAACCGGTTTGA
- a CDS encoding DUF4088 family protein: MGQITLTLKDETIATLRKDFDAFLRVSLKLDPQFATPSFEDFLRAKLLDNMVPLTEHAVQRMLQGGQYAWAKRTLDKEFPDVVAILMRQAGEFGFGFAARSEWTPEELAKQCRDWAAAIVKEAEGDAALIDPLAAQIKSAAQDIQALEEVMQTPAWRLVESLRQRVYEAKVACETSVGSTAREKLGELRGLLRLGISHGSFQKQEAQQIMEFLRLLKPEIFVEEPYDVFSRMAAWLRNFFVPPRPAPQQQQQRQSQPR; the protein is encoded by the coding sequence ATGGGTCAAATCACCCTCACGCTCAAAGACGAGACCATCGCGACGCTGCGCAAGGATTTCGACGCTTTTCTGCGGGTATCGCTGAAGCTCGATCCGCAGTTCGCGACGCCGTCGTTTGAGGATTTTTTGCGCGCCAAGCTGCTCGACAACATGGTGCCGCTGACCGAACACGCGGTTCAGCGGATGTTGCAAGGCGGCCAATACGCGTGGGCCAAACGCACACTGGACAAGGAATTTCCGGATGTCGTCGCGATTCTGATGCGGCAGGCGGGCGAGTTCGGCTTCGGCTTCGCCGCCCGCTCGGAATGGACGCCGGAGGAACTGGCCAAGCAGTGCCGCGACTGGGCGGCGGCGATCGTCAAGGAAGCGGAAGGCGACGCCGCGCTCATCGACCCGCTTGCCGCGCAGATCAAGAGCGCGGCGCAGGATATTCAGGCGCTCGAGGAAGTCATGCAGACGCCCGCGTGGCGGCTGGTGGAATCGCTGCGTCAGCGTGTCTACGAGGCCAAGGTGGCGTGCGAAACTAGCGTGGGCAGCACGGCGCGCGAGAAGCTCGGCGAACTGCGCGGGCTGCTGCGGCTGGGTATTTCGCACGGCTCGTTCCAGAAGCAGGAAGCGCAGCAGATCATGGAATTCCTGCGCCTTCTCAAGCCGGAAATTTTCGTGGAAGAGCCGTACGACGTGTTTTCGCGGATGGCGGCCTGGCTGCGCAATTTCTTCGTGCCGCCGCGTCCGGCGCCGCAGCAACAGCAGCAGCGGCAATCGCAGCCGCGCTGA
- a CDS encoding ATP-dependent helicase — MLSVAESAPSSPSPTSSTSSTFDSAAWLAKLNDAQREAVDYGADTPTAPPGALLVIAGAGSGKTNTLAHRVANLVVKGADPRRILLLTFSRRAALEMTRRVTRIAGAALGSRAALAQGLTWSGTFHSVGARLLREYADLIGLAPAFTINDREDSADLMNLVRHELGLSAKERRFPAKGTCFAIYSRVVNTGASLGQVLDKAFPWCREWEADLRMLFAAYVEAKQKQSVLDYDDLLLYWSHMAAEPGIAADLSGRFDHVLVDEYQDTNRLQASILLALKPDGRGLTVVGDDAQSIYSFRGATVRNILDFPAHFDPPAKQVTLERNYRSSAPILAASNAVIELASERYTKNLWTDKASAQRPRLVTVADEADQARYIVEQVLEAREQGMKLKSQAVLFRAAHHSAALEIELTRRNIPFVKFGGLKFLDSVHVKDVLAVLRWAENPRDRVAGFRVVQLLPGVGPATAARVLDEVVACAGSGNPADTAGGALAAFTAPARAQEDWHPFVKLMSSIYGRQTPWPAEFEMVRRWYEPHLERNHEDAAIRHADVSQMESIAGTYASRERFLTELTLDPPDATSDESGVPLIDEDYLILSTIHSAKGQEWRNVFVLNGVDGCIPSDLGTGSEEEIDEERRLLYVAMTRAKEDLHIVVPQRFYVHNQTHMGDRHVWASRTRFIPAHLMPLFDAYAWPRVAMPSAPTAAGLAAAAQAKIEIGAKLRKMWD; from the coding sequence GTGCTCTCCGTCGCCGAATCCGCGCCTTCTTCGCCATCCCCGACGTCATCGACGTCCTCGACTTTCGACTCCGCCGCCTGGCTGGCGAAGCTCAACGACGCCCAGCGCGAAGCCGTCGACTACGGCGCCGACACGCCCACCGCACCGCCCGGCGCGTTGCTGGTGATTGCCGGCGCCGGCTCCGGCAAGACCAACACGCTCGCGCACCGGGTCGCCAATCTGGTGGTGAAGGGCGCCGATCCGCGCCGCATCCTGCTGCTGACCTTTTCGCGCCGCGCGGCGCTCGAAATGACCCGGCGCGTCACGCGCATCGCCGGCGCGGCGCTCGGTTCGCGAGCCGCGCTCGCGCAGGGGCTGACGTGGTCAGGCACGTTTCATAGCGTCGGCGCGCGGCTGTTGCGCGAATACGCGGATCTGATCGGCCTCGCGCCGGCCTTCACGATCAACGACCGCGAGGATTCCGCTGACCTCATGAACCTCGTGCGGCACGAGCTCGGCTTGTCGGCGAAAGAGCGGCGTTTCCCGGCCAAGGGCACGTGCTTTGCCATTTACTCGCGCGTCGTGAACACCGGCGCGTCGCTCGGCCAGGTGCTGGACAAGGCATTCCCGTGGTGTCGCGAATGGGAGGCCGATCTGCGCATGCTGTTCGCGGCTTATGTCGAGGCGAAGCAGAAGCAGAGCGTGCTCGACTACGACGATCTGCTGCTTTACTGGTCGCACATGGCCGCCGAGCCGGGCATCGCCGCCGACCTGTCGGGACGCTTCGACCACGTACTGGTCGACGAATATCAGGACACCAACCGTCTGCAGGCGTCGATCCTGCTCGCGTTGAAGCCGGATGGCCGCGGCCTGACCGTGGTCGGCGACGACGCCCAGTCGATCTATTCGTTTCGCGGCGCGACCGTGCGCAATATTCTCGATTTCCCCGCGCATTTCGATCCGCCGGCCAAACAGGTCACGCTCGAGCGCAATTACCGCTCGAGCGCGCCGATCCTGGCGGCGTCGAACGCGGTGATCGAGCTGGCCAGCGAGCGCTACACGAAGAATCTGTGGACCGACAAGGCGTCGGCGCAGCGCCCGCGTCTCGTGACGGTCGCCGACGAGGCCGATCAGGCTCGCTACATCGTCGAGCAGGTGCTGGAAGCGCGCGAGCAGGGCATGAAGCTGAAGTCGCAGGCTGTGCTGTTCCGCGCCGCGCACCACAGCGCCGCGCTGGAGATCGAACTGACCCGGCGCAATATTCCGTTCGTCAAGTTCGGCGGGCTGAAGTTTCTCGACTCGGTGCACGTGAAAGACGTGCTTGCCGTGTTGCGCTGGGCGGAAAATCCGCGTGACCGCGTGGCCGGCTTTCGTGTCGTGCAGTTGCTGCCGGGCGTGGGACCGGCCACCGCGGCCAGGGTGCTCGACGAGGTCGTCGCGTGCGCGGGCAGCGGCAATCCCGCCGACACCGCCGGCGGCGCGCTGGCCGCCTTCACCGCGCCGGCTCGGGCGCAGGAAGACTGGCATCCGTTCGTCAAGCTGATGTCGAGCATCTACGGGCGCCAGACGCCATGGCCCGCCGAGTTCGAAATGGTGCGCCGCTGGTATGAGCCGCATCTCGAGCGCAATCACGAAGACGCGGCGATCCGTCACGCGGACGTGTCGCAGATGGAAAGTATCGCGGGCACGTATGCATCGCGTGAACGGTTTCTGACCGAGTTGACGCTCGACCCGCCCGACGCCACCAGCGACGAATCCGGCGTGCCGCTGATCGACGAGGACTACCTGATCCTGTCCACGATTCACTCGGCGAAGGGGCAGGAGTGGCGCAACGTGTTCGTGCTGAACGGCGTGGACGGCTGCATTCCGTCCGATCTCGGAACCGGCAGCGAAGAGGAAATCGACGAGGAGCGCCGTCTGCTTTATGTGGCGATGACGCGCGCGAAAGAGGACCTGCATATCGTCGTGCCGCAACGCTTTTACGTGCACAACCAGACGCATATGGGGGATCGTCACGTGTGGGCATCGCGCACGCGCTTCATTCCCGCGCATCTGATGCCGTTGTTCGATGCCTATGCATGGCCGCGCGTCGCGATGCCGAGCGCGCCGACGGCGGCCGGGCTGGCCGCGGCGGCGCAGGCGAAGATCGAGATCGGCGCGAAACTCAGGAAAATGTGGGATTGA
- a CDS encoding RNA-binding S4 domain-containing protein, protein MPNLDFTLTGDYVELHNLLKITGLADSGGSAKMMVADGAVTVDGRVETRKTCKIRAGQVVLLGDTRIAVHEA, encoded by the coding sequence ATGCCCAACCTCGATTTCACGCTCACCGGCGACTACGTCGAACTGCACAATCTCCTGAAGATAACGGGGCTGGCGGACAGCGGCGGCTCGGCAAAAATGATGGTCGCCGACGGCGCGGTCACCGTCGACGGCCGGGTCGAGACGCGTAAAACCTGCAAGATCCGCGCGGGTCAGGTCGTGCTGCTAGGGGATACGCGGATCGCGGTTCACGAGGCCTGA
- a CDS encoding AzlD domain-containing protein, with protein sequence MNYVFLILGMAAITWVIRAAVFVLGDRLVFPPLVRTALGFVPVTVLTAIIVPMAVAPHGGDAELTWRNPQLVGALAAVLVSALTRRPLLTIAVGLTVFFVWQCVVLK encoded by the coding sequence GTCTTCCTGATTCTCGGCATGGCGGCGATCACGTGGGTGATCCGCGCCGCTGTCTTCGTGCTCGGAGACCGGCTGGTGTTTCCGCCGCTGGTGCGCACCGCGCTCGGCTTCGTGCCGGTCACCGTGCTGACCGCGATCATCGTGCCGATGGCGGTTGCGCCGCACGGCGGCGACGCCGAGCTGACCTGGCGCAATCCCCAGTTGGTCGGCGCATTGGCCGCGGTGCTCGTCAGCGCGTTGACGCGGCGGCCGCTGCTGACCATCGCCGTCGGGCTGACGGTGTTTTTCGTCTGGCAATGCGTCGTGCTGAAATAG